The following coding sequences are from one Anolis sagrei isolate rAnoSag1 chromosome 6, rAnoSag1.mat, whole genome shotgun sequence window:
- the LOC137097246 gene encoding programmed cell death 1 ligand 1-like, whose product MDILSLSLLAVFCCLGNATKKLHVQTGPLLVKAAVGDDVLLDCMFTINDTTLDRSLFSILWFHRGKQLAEFDDMVTVFKEGISLNEDELMKGNASLAIFQVSAENSGKYRCYVTYLPEVVIREVTLQVDDPLQKQEDDLEEDSFLFRLCFGRSDILSKLDQITKGLEQLMPILQEFVSSKLVSGCRSDVASQEPLD is encoded by the exons ATGGACATCTTGTCATTGAGCCTTCTTGCtgtcttctgctgccttggaaatGCCA CCAAGAAGCTCCATGTTCAGACAGGCCCTTTGCTGGTGAAAGCTGCAGTGGGGGATGATGTTTTGCTGGATTGCATGTTTACCATCAATGACACAACTCTGGACCGCAGCCTTTTCTCAATCTTGTGGTTTCACCGGGGCAAACAGCTGGCAGAGTTTGATGACATGGTGACTGTGTTCAAGGAAGGCATCAGCCTGAATGAGGATGAGTTGATGAAAGGCAATGCTTCCCTGGCCATCTTCCAGGTTTCGGCAGAAAACTCTGGCAAATACAGATGTTATGTCACATATTTGCCAGAGGTTGTCATCAGGGAAGTGACTTTGCAAGTTGATG ACCCCTTGCAGAAACAGGAGGATGATCTGGAAGAGGATTCCTTTCTCTTTAGACTGTGTTTTGGACGTTCGGATATCCTGAGCAAGCTGGATCAGATCACCAAAGGTTTGGAGCAACTCATGCCAATTCTCCAGGAGTTTGTGAGCAGCAAGCTGGTCTCCGGATGCCGTTCTGATGTTGCCTCCCAGGAGCCGCTGGACTAA